A single region of the Arthrobacter sp. zg-Y20 genome encodes:
- a CDS encoding O-methyltransferase: MEQWKQVEDFLAGVIVQPDDDLRAIVAATAAAGLPPIEVSAAQGKLLMLLARLSGARRILEIGTLGGFSTAWLARALPPGGELVTCEYEPRHAEVARANLAAAGLADRVTVRVGAALDILPALAGPFDLFFIDADKANNPAYVDWAVKLSRPGSVIVVDNVVRGGSVLDASGDDAVQGTREALSVLGSHPRLEATALQTVGSKGWDGFALAVVG, encoded by the coding sequence ATGGAGCAGTGGAAACAGGTAGAGGACTTCCTGGCCGGCGTGATCGTGCAGCCGGACGATGACCTGAGAGCCATCGTCGCAGCGACCGCCGCCGCAGGACTGCCGCCCATCGAGGTCTCCGCTGCGCAGGGGAAGCTCCTGATGCTGCTGGCCCGCCTGTCCGGTGCCCGGCGGATCCTGGAGATCGGCACGCTGGGCGGTTTCAGCACCGCGTGGCTGGCCAGGGCACTGCCGCCCGGGGGAGAACTGGTCACCTGTGAATATGAGCCCCGCCATGCGGAGGTGGCCCGCGCCAACCTGGCCGCCGCCGGACTCGCGGACCGTGTCACGGTGCGGGTGGGTGCGGCACTGGACATCTTGCCGGCACTTGCCGGGCCGTTTGACCTGTTCTTCATCGATGCGGACAAGGCCAACAATCCGGCCTACGTGGACTGGGCAGTGAAGCTGTCCCGGCCCGGCAGCGTCATTGTGGTGGACAACGTGGTGCGCGGCGGCAGTGTCCTGGACGCTTCCGGTGACGACGCCGTGCAGGGCACCCGGGAAGCCCTGTCCGTGCTCGGATCTCATCCGCGGCTGGAGGCTACGGCCCTGCAGACGGTGGGATCCAAGGGCTGGGACGGCTTCGCGCTGGCCGTGGTCGGGTAA
- a CDS encoding GNAT family N-acetyltransferase: MSFSIRRAAAGDAEDFVSVHLQAWRESYAHVLGDEVFTRREADRAAAVDHRRARLAEQALDPEIGNWVAHAGDGRLLGFASAGPARDTGIDVPLELWSIYILAEAYGSGVGQGLLEHAVGDKPAYVWVLEDNPRAQAFYRRNGFIPDGASKNLPQVWAGTGMLEIRMVRR, translated from the coding sequence ATGAGCTTTAGCATCCGGCGCGCCGCGGCAGGCGACGCCGAGGATTTCGTTTCCGTCCATCTGCAGGCCTGGCGGGAAAGCTACGCCCATGTGCTGGGGGACGAGGTTTTCACCCGCCGGGAAGCGGACCGTGCCGCCGCCGTCGACCACCGGCGTGCCCGGCTGGCCGAGCAGGCACTGGACCCGGAGATCGGAAATTGGGTGGCGCACGCAGGCGACGGCCGGCTCCTCGGTTTTGCCTCTGCCGGTCCTGCCCGTGACACCGGCATTGATGTTCCGCTGGAGCTGTGGTCCATCTACATCCTCGCGGAGGCATATGGAAGCGGCGTAGGCCAGGGTCTGCTGGAGCACGCCGTCGGCGACAAACCGGCATATGTATGGGTGCTGGAAGACAATCCACGCGCCCAGGCCTTTTACCGCCGCAACGGTTTCATCCCGGACGGTGCGTCCAAAAACCTTCCCCAGGTATGGGCCGGAACCGGCATGCTCGAAATCCGCATGGTGCGGCGCTGA
- a CDS encoding fused MFS/spermidine synthase, producing MGRQRPGKEPAAPAGGGTGPVAGSYPIDTGTCELVPDSFNPDGWILMVNGVHSSHIDLADPRHLDFEYMRWIAALVESRWKPDATLRALHLGGAACSLARYFAAVYPGARQVAVELDGRLAELVRGWFDLPRAPLLRLRVGEARAVTETLHEDSRELIIRDVFAGAKTPVSLTTAEFTEHVRRVLAPGGVYVVNCGDTPDLRGARAEAATICAAFEYTAAIADPAMLKGRRYGNIILAGSDAPFAQDPSLPRTLLGGGVPAHLWDDAKMRSFAAGARPLHDAPAPEDGEAPELPGAGAPGERSRPGK from the coding sequence ATGGGGCGCCAACGGCCGGGCAAGGAACCGGCAGCGCCGGCCGGCGGGGGAACCGGCCCCGTGGCCGGCAGCTATCCGATTGACACCGGCACGTGTGAGCTGGTGCCTGATTCGTTTAACCCGGACGGGTGGATCCTGATGGTCAACGGGGTGCACAGCTCCCACATTGACCTGGCCGATCCGCGCCATCTGGACTTCGAATACATGCGGTGGATCGCGGCCCTGGTCGAGTCCCGCTGGAAACCGGATGCCACCCTGCGTGCCCTGCACCTGGGCGGTGCCGCGTGCTCGCTGGCACGCTATTTTGCCGCTGTATATCCGGGGGCCCGGCAAGTGGCCGTGGAACTGGACGGCCGGCTGGCCGAGCTGGTCCGCGGTTGGTTCGACCTTCCGCGGGCGCCGCTGCTGCGGCTGCGGGTGGGGGAGGCCCGCGCCGTCACCGAAACGCTGCACGAGGACAGCCGGGAGCTGATCATCCGCGACGTGTTTGCCGGCGCCAAGACCCCGGTTTCACTGACGACGGCGGAGTTCACCGAGCATGTACGGCGCGTACTGGCGCCGGGCGGTGTGTATGTGGTCAATTGCGGCGACACTCCGGATCTGCGCGGAGCGCGGGCCGAGGCAGCAACCATTTGCGCAGCCTTCGAATACACGGCGGCCATCGCCGATCCGGCCATGCTGAAGGGCCGCCGCTACGGCAACATCATCCTCGCCGGCAGCGATGCCCCGTTTGCGCAGGACCCGTCGCTGCCGCGCACCCTGCTGGGCGGCGGTGTGCCCGCGCACCTGTGGGACGACGCGAAAATGCGCAGCTTCGCTGCCGGTGCCCGTCCCCTGCATGACGCCCCCGCTCCGGAGGACGGGGAAGCCCCCGAACTGCCTGGGGCAGGGGCACCCGGGGAGAGGTCCCGGCCCGGCAAGTAG
- a CDS encoding catalase: protein MFSKNSSETNPPVPGAPASQAPELAEPTSPREPLPPKPDQTGPETVSATGVPTGAAKAARAQSGPFLTTAQGARLRDTDHSLKAGPRGPVLLQDHHLREKITHFDHERIPERVVHARGAAAHGTFVANGTAEGVTQAGFLAKGVETPVFVRFSTVLGSRGSADTVRDTRGFSTKFYTAEGNYDLVGNNIPVFFIQDAIKFPDVIHAGKPHPDREIPQAQSAHDTFWDFVSLHTEAQHHTMWNMSDRGIPRSYRTMEGFGVHTFRLANAAGQTTLVKFHWKPRQGVHSLVWEEAQIINGMDPDFHRRDLADAIEAGAFPQWDLGIQVFPDTEDEMFEGIDLLDPTKLVPEELAPVQIIGTMTLNANPTNYFAETEQVAFHPGHLVPGIDVTNDPLLQGRLFSYIDTQLTRLGGPNFSQIPINRPHAPVNDMLRDGFHQDADHAGVAPYQPNSLDGGCPFMAGADMGAFIDVPAPVPASRKVRENPATFDDHYSQVRMFFRSLTPVEQDHVVQAYTFELGKCYEENIRLRQLQSLANIDERLAAEVATGLGLEAPAPDTAVEDTDPSPALSQIGASWPVAGRVVGVVADDSTDLGALSDVLTSLNAAGMVPLVVAPHGGKLGGEVTIQRTYLTARSTEFDAVVVAASGAPAPDVADSLDAKAGNPEGHPSQDPRVTMLLAEAFRHVKAIGAWGDGASVLAAAGIPAETPGVVVGGAAEVVSGVTGLLANHRVWERFPIA from the coding sequence ATGTTCAGCAAGAACTCATCCGAAACCAATCCGCCCGTCCCCGGCGCTCCGGCATCCCAGGCGCCCGAGTTGGCCGAACCCACCTCGCCGCGCGAACCGCTTCCGCCCAAGCCGGATCAGACCGGGCCTGAAACCGTCTCCGCCACGGGTGTTCCAACCGGCGCCGCGAAGGCTGCACGCGCCCAGAGTGGACCGTTCCTGACCACCGCCCAGGGAGCCCGGCTCCGGGATACCGACCACTCCCTCAAAGCCGGACCCCGCGGCCCAGTGCTGCTGCAGGACCACCATCTGCGGGAGAAAATCACCCACTTTGACCATGAGCGTATTCCGGAGCGGGTGGTGCATGCGCGCGGCGCGGCGGCCCACGGAACATTCGTGGCCAACGGCACCGCCGAAGGAGTCACGCAGGCGGGCTTCCTCGCCAAGGGCGTGGAGACCCCCGTTTTTGTGCGCTTTTCCACCGTGCTCGGCTCCCGCGGCTCCGCGGATACCGTTCGGGACACCCGCGGATTCAGCACCAAGTTCTACACAGCCGAGGGCAACTATGACCTGGTCGGCAACAACATTCCGGTGTTCTTCATCCAGGACGCCATCAAGTTCCCCGACGTTATCCATGCGGGCAAGCCGCATCCGGACCGCGAAATACCGCAGGCCCAGAGTGCACATGACACCTTCTGGGACTTCGTTTCCCTCCACACCGAAGCACAGCACCACACCATGTGGAATATGTCGGACCGCGGAATTCCGCGCTCCTACCGCACCATGGAAGGCTTCGGCGTCCATACCTTCCGCCTGGCGAACGCCGCCGGCCAAACCACGCTGGTGAAGTTCCACTGGAAGCCCCGGCAAGGCGTGCATTCCCTTGTCTGGGAAGAGGCACAGATCATCAACGGCATGGATCCGGACTTCCACCGCCGCGATCTTGCCGACGCCATTGAAGCCGGCGCGTTCCCGCAGTGGGACCTGGGCATCCAGGTGTTCCCGGACACCGAGGACGAAATGTTCGAGGGCATCGATCTGCTGGATCCAACCAAGCTGGTACCCGAGGAACTGGCGCCGGTGCAAATCATCGGCACCATGACGCTCAATGCGAACCCCACCAACTACTTCGCCGAAACCGAGCAGGTGGCCTTCCATCCCGGTCACCTGGTGCCCGGCATCGACGTCACCAACGACCCGCTGCTGCAGGGCCGGCTGTTCTCGTACATCGACACCCAGCTGACGCGGTTGGGCGGACCGAACTTCAGCCAGATCCCCATCAACCGGCCGCATGCACCCGTCAATGACATGCTCCGGGACGGCTTCCACCAGGATGCCGACCATGCCGGCGTCGCACCGTACCAGCCCAATTCGCTGGACGGCGGATGCCCATTCATGGCGGGGGCGGACATGGGGGCGTTCATTGATGTTCCCGCGCCGGTGCCCGCCTCCCGCAAGGTCCGCGAGAACCCGGCCACCTTCGATGACCACTACAGCCAGGTGCGGATGTTCTTCCGCTCCCTGACGCCGGTGGAGCAGGACCATGTGGTCCAGGCCTACACGTTTGAGCTGGGCAAGTGCTATGAGGAGAACATCCGCCTGCGCCAGCTCCAGTCACTGGCGAACATCGACGAACGGCTGGCCGCCGAAGTGGCAACCGGACTGGGACTCGAAGCGCCTGCCCCTGACACCGCGGTTGAAGACACGGACCCAAGCCCCGCGCTGAGCCAGATCGGGGCTTCGTGGCCCGTGGCAGGGCGCGTGGTGGGCGTAGTTGCCGACGATTCCACCGACTTGGGAGCACTGTCCGACGTGCTCACTTCCCTGAACGCGGCGGGCATGGTTCCGCTGGTCGTCGCTCCTCACGGCGGCAAGCTCGGCGGGGAAGTCACGATCCAGCGGACCTACCTGACGGCCCGCTCCACCGAGTTCGACGCCGTTGTTGTAGCAGCGTCGGGTGCTCCGGCACCCGACGTGGCGGACAGCCTGGACGCGAAGGCCGGCAACCCGGAGGGCCATCCGTCCCAGGACCCACGGGTCACCATGCTCCTGGCCGAAGCCTTCCGCCATGTCAAGGCTATTGGGGCCTGGGGCGACGGAGCATCAGTCCTTGCGGCTGCGGGCATCCCTGCGGAAACGCCCGGCGTAGTTGTGGGCGGTGCTGCCGAGGTTGTGTCCGGAGTGACCGGGCTGCTCGCCAACCACCGGGTTTGGGAGCGCTTCCCCATAGCCTGA
- a CDS encoding NCS2 family permease: MLKQGSKLDRYFEITKRGSTLSTEVRGGLATFFAMSYIVVLNPLILGGEDSMGNTLPGPAVAAGTALVAGVLTLIMGIWAKHPFAIATGLGVNAFVAVTVATNDGLTWPDVMGLVVIAGLAMVILVLTGFRTAVFRAVPPSLKTAIVVGIGLFVALVGLVNAGFVRRNPDDAGTTVPLGLGNGGELLGWPTLVFVFGLLLTIVLMARKVRGAILIGIVASTIFAVIVEWLASPGSQGAGTATGWSLVTPSMPEWGAPDLSLIGDVSLIGSFQTLGGIAASLLVFVILLSIFFDAMGTMVGLASEAGSLDKDGNIPNVERVLLVDAAGAVAGGGAGVSSNQIFVESGAGIGEGARTGLASVVTGLLFIVAMFLTPLIYLVPFEAVAPALVVVGYLMVSQVGKIDWTDIGLALPSFLTFALMPFTYSIANGLGAGFISYTVIRLCQGRAREIHPLMYVVAAAFVLYFGVGPITELLGV; encoded by the coding sequence ATGCTCAAACAAGGTTCAAAGCTGGACCGCTACTTCGAAATCACTAAACGTGGTTCAACCCTTTCCACCGAAGTGCGCGGCGGCCTGGCCACCTTCTTCGCGATGAGTTACATCGTGGTCCTGAACCCGCTGATCCTTGGCGGCGAAGACTCCATGGGGAACACCCTTCCCGGCCCGGCCGTCGCCGCCGGCACCGCATTGGTGGCCGGCGTGCTGACACTGATCATGGGTATCTGGGCCAAGCACCCCTTCGCCATTGCCACCGGCCTGGGCGTCAACGCCTTCGTGGCCGTTACTGTTGCCACCAATGACGGGCTCACCTGGCCGGACGTCATGGGCCTGGTGGTCATTGCCGGCCTGGCGATGGTCATCCTGGTGCTCACCGGTTTCCGCACCGCGGTGTTCCGCGCGGTTCCGCCCAGCCTGAAGACCGCCATTGTGGTGGGCATCGGCCTGTTCGTGGCGCTCGTGGGACTGGTCAACGCCGGGTTTGTGCGCCGCAACCCGGACGACGCGGGCACCACCGTTCCCCTGGGGCTGGGCAACGGCGGCGAGCTGCTGGGCTGGCCCACCCTGGTATTCGTCTTCGGCCTGCTGCTGACCATTGTGCTGATGGCACGCAAGGTCCGCGGCGCCATCCTCATCGGTATCGTGGCCTCCACCATCTTCGCGGTAATCGTTGAGTGGCTGGCCAGCCCGGGCAGCCAGGGCGCCGGAACCGCCACCGGCTGGTCGCTGGTGACCCCCAGCATGCCGGAATGGGGCGCACCTGATCTTTCCCTGATCGGCGACGTCAGCCTCATTGGCTCCTTCCAGACCCTGGGCGGCATTGCCGCCTCGCTGCTGGTCTTCGTGATCCTGCTGAGTATCTTCTTCGACGCCATGGGCACCATGGTGGGCCTGGCCAGCGAGGCCGGGAGCCTCGACAAGGACGGCAACATCCCCAACGTTGAGCGCGTGCTGCTGGTCGACGCAGCGGGTGCAGTAGCCGGCGGCGGCGCCGGTGTTTCCTCCAACCAGATCTTCGTGGAATCCGGCGCCGGCATCGGTGAAGGTGCCCGGACCGGCCTGGCCTCCGTGGTAACCGGCCTGCTGTTCATCGTGGCCATGTTCCTGACCCCGCTGATCTACCTCGTCCCCTTCGAGGCCGTGGCTCCGGCCCTGGTGGTGGTGGGTTACCTGATGGTCTCCCAGGTGGGCAAGATCGACTGGACGGACATTGGACTGGCCCTGCCGTCCTTCCTCACATTCGCACTGATGCCCTTTACCTACTCCATTGCCAACGGACTGGGTGCCGGGTTCATCTCCTACACCGTCATCAGGCTCTGCCAGGGCCGCGCCCGGGAAATCCACCCGCTGATGTACGTGGTGGCTGCTGCGTTTGTCCTGTACTTCGGAGTGGGTCCCATCACCGAGCTCCTCGGAGTCTAG
- a CDS encoding copper resistance CopC family protein codes for MNFARSFLSRSGCAAAAVAALTLFAGLLLTAPPAAAHDELTGSTPVDGAVLPAPPQSVELTFSNVPAAIGSEVRVLDEEGMDWAEGDVRILDNSATQQLRPGAPAGSYTVQWRVVSSDAHPIEGTFAFSVAAGADTGSGSASPTGTAQTNAAGPTGMTQTPVLNQPEEGGSPWLVAVPAVVVLIAVAVLIALVVRRRLRED; via the coding sequence ATGAATTTTGCACGCAGTTTCCTTTCCCGGTCCGGTTGCGCCGCCGCCGCCGTTGCAGCACTGACGCTGTTTGCCGGGTTGCTGCTGACCGCTCCGCCAGCTGCCGCGCACGATGAGCTGACGGGCTCCACCCCCGTGGACGGTGCAGTGCTTCCCGCTCCGCCGCAGTCCGTGGAACTGACCTTTTCCAACGTCCCTGCCGCCATCGGTTCCGAAGTGCGGGTGCTGGACGAGGAAGGCATGGACTGGGCTGAGGGGGACGTGCGGATCCTGGACAACAGTGCAACCCAGCAGTTGAGGCCCGGTGCGCCCGCGGGCAGCTACACGGTGCAGTGGCGTGTTGTGTCTTCCGACGCCCATCCCATTGAGGGGACCTTCGCTTTCAGTGTGGCCGCCGGAGCAGACACCGGTTCCGGTTCCGCCTCACCCACCGGCACGGCGCAGACCAATGCCGCCGGGCCCACCGGCATGACGCAGACCCCGGTCCTGAACCAGCCGGAGGAGGGCGGATCTCCGTGGCTTGTGGCGGTTCCGGCCGTAGTGGTGCTGATTGCCGTTGCCGTATTGATTGCCCTGGTGGTCCGCAGGCGGCTGCGCGAGGACTAA
- a CDS encoding FAD-binding protein — protein MPDTDTNDDAAAPLTELTGAVVIGCGLSGMAVARELSRQGVDSIVIHGPVADADAIRETSGEPAVFPERVELVRLLQAYAAGHHLDVREDSEAREISLASPADGVLPAPVPAPAAGKWAVRTGRELLLADYVVLTSCSRADLRKLSRAVGAGSGPGAATALRGIGVYLVGVDPLPVGSLIRQARAAGEAIADAAPPA, from the coding sequence ATGCCTGACACAGATACCAACGACGACGCCGCGGCGCCGCTCACTGAACTGACCGGCGCCGTCGTCATCGGCTGCGGCCTCAGCGGCATGGCGGTGGCCCGGGAGCTGAGCCGGCAGGGTGTGGACTCCATTGTCATCCATGGTCCGGTGGCGGATGCGGATGCCATCCGTGAAACGTCCGGAGAGCCCGCGGTTTTCCCCGAGCGGGTGGAGCTGGTGCGGCTGCTGCAGGCCTACGCGGCAGGGCACCACCTTGATGTCCGGGAGGATTCCGAGGCCCGGGAGATCAGCCTCGCCTCTCCCGCGGACGGCGTGCTGCCGGCACCGGTGCCGGCCCCCGCCGCGGGGAAATGGGCGGTCCGCACGGGCAGGGAACTGCTCTTGGCGGACTACGTTGTCCTCACCAGCTGCTCCCGGGCCGATCTGCGGAAGCTTTCCCGCGCCGTGGGCGCCGGCTCAGGCCCCGGGGCAGCCACGGCCCTGCGCGGCATTGGCGTGTATTTGGTGGGCGTGGATCCGCTGCCCGTCGGAAGCCTCATCCGCCAGGCCCGGGCAGCGGGCGAAGCGATCGCGGACGCCGCACCGCCTGCTTAG
- a CDS encoding universal stress protein, with the protein MTDSTWGAGNGAEGPAGIVVGVDGSDQSICALFWAAREARRRRCPLHVVTAYTVPIFAASSMDAGYTTVDDEMIREGAQQVLDDAVERISHYGVEVIPRVETGDAAAVLLELSEDADLMVVGSRGRGGFVGRLLGSVSSALPAHAKCPTVVVPLRTAGRLPDSGVRPPANSPDPGAVHQAVVVGVDGSEQGRAASLVAAEQAQGMGLPLRILCALPPFTGSLAWVPAPLDIEALHAELREQLDAGKDWLQSHFPNLEMSVELVDGTPPEILVERTAKVELLVMGTRGRGGFAGMLLGSTSQSVLHHAKGPMMVVPDHEDPRLLDRPNFGPMVME; encoded by the coding sequence ATGACTGATTCGACCTGGGGAGCCGGGAACGGTGCGGAAGGACCCGCGGGCATTGTGGTGGGTGTGGACGGTTCCGATCAGAGCATCTGCGCCTTGTTCTGGGCGGCGCGGGAGGCCCGGCGGCGGCGATGCCCGCTGCACGTGGTGACCGCCTACACGGTGCCCATCTTCGCCGCGTCCTCCATGGACGCCGGGTACACCACGGTGGATGACGAGATGATCCGCGAGGGCGCGCAGCAGGTCCTGGATGACGCCGTCGAGCGCATCAGCCACTACGGCGTGGAAGTGATCCCGCGGGTGGAGACCGGGGACGCAGCCGCCGTGCTGCTGGAACTGTCCGAAGACGCCGACCTGATGGTGGTTGGTTCCCGGGGCCGCGGCGGATTTGTCGGGCGCCTGCTCGGATCCGTTTCCAGCGCCCTGCCCGCACACGCAAAGTGCCCCACCGTAGTGGTCCCGCTGCGCACCGCCGGGCGGCTGCCGGACTCCGGGGTGCGGCCCCCGGCCAACTCACCCGATCCCGGTGCGGTGCACCAAGCCGTGGTGGTGGGAGTGGACGGTTCCGAACAGGGCCGGGCAGCTTCCCTGGTGGCCGCGGAACAGGCGCAGGGCATGGGCCTGCCGCTGCGCATCCTGTGCGCGCTTCCCCCGTTCACCGGTTCGCTGGCGTGGGTGCCTGCGCCGCTGGACATCGAGGCCCTGCACGCAGAGCTGCGGGAGCAGCTCGACGCCGGGAAGGACTGGCTGCAGAGCCACTTCCCGAACCTGGAAATGAGCGTTGAGCTGGTGGACGGCACACCGCCGGAAATCCTGGTGGAGCGCACCGCCAAGGTGGAACTGCTGGTGATGGGTACCCGCGGACGCGGCGGTTTTGCCGGCATGCTGCTCGGGTCCACCAGCCAGAGCGTGCTGCACCATGCCAAGGGGCCCATGATGGTGGTGCCGGACCATGAGGACCCCCGCCTGCTGGACCGCCCCAATTTCGGACCCATGGTGATGGAGTAG
- a CDS encoding cation diffusion facilitator family transporter, whose protein sequence is MSAPTGHTHSHGLGSGTATGKHRRRLLTVFIITMSVVLIQAAGALLSGSLALLADAGHMLSDAAGVSIALLAAWIAGRPATARRTYGYQRAEVLAALANAVLLIVIAAVIFIEAVRRLGSDPADVHTGLMLAAAVVGGLANLASLLVLHSGRKESLNVRGAYLEVLGDLLGSAAVVVSAVVIMATGYQRADAWASILIALMILPRAWSLLREVIDVLLEATPEGVEVALIRDHIVSVDGVADAHDIHIWTITSGVPVFSAHVVVEDEHLTSEGMDRVLDRLTRCLSSHFDTEHCTFQLEPASHAVHEGQQHA, encoded by the coding sequence ATGAGCGCCCCCACCGGCCACACGCATTCGCACGGCCTCGGCTCCGGAACCGCCACCGGAAAGCACCGCCGCCGCCTGCTGACCGTTTTCATCATCACCATGTCCGTGGTGCTGATCCAGGCTGCCGGCGCCCTGCTGTCCGGTTCACTGGCGCTGCTGGCCGACGCCGGGCACATGCTGTCCGACGCCGCCGGGGTGTCCATTGCCCTGCTGGCCGCCTGGATTGCCGGGCGGCCGGCCACGGCCCGGCGCACCTACGGCTACCAGCGGGCCGAAGTCCTGGCCGCGCTGGCCAACGCCGTGCTGCTGATTGTGATTGCCGCAGTCATTTTCATCGAGGCGGTACGCCGGTTGGGAAGCGACCCCGCGGATGTCCACACCGGGCTGATGCTGGCTGCGGCTGTAGTGGGCGGGCTGGCAAACCTGGCGTCCCTGCTGGTGCTGCACTCGGGACGGAAGGAGTCCCTGAATGTGCGGGGCGCCTATCTGGAGGTGCTCGGCGACCTCCTGGGCTCGGCCGCAGTGGTGGTTTCCGCCGTCGTGATTATGGCCACCGGCTACCAGCGGGCGGACGCCTGGGCCTCGATCCTGATTGCCCTGATGATCCTGCCCCGCGCCTGGTCGCTGCTGCGCGAAGTCATTGACGTCCTCCTTGAGGCGACCCCGGAAGGGGTGGAAGTGGCACTGATCCGCGACCACATAGTGTCGGTGGACGGGGTGGCCGACGCGCACGATATCCATATCTGGACCATCACGTCCGGGGTGCCGGTATTCTCAGCGCATGTGGTGGTCGAGGATGAGCATCTGACGTCGGAGGGCATGGACCGGGTCCTGGACCGGCTTACCCGGTGCCTGAGCAGCCATTTCGACACCGAGCACTGCACCTTCCAGCTGGAGCCGGCCAGCCACGCCGTGCACGAGGGCCAGCAGCACGCCTAG